DNA from Phragmites australis chromosome 16, lpPhrAust1.1, whole genome shotgun sequence:
TGAGTCCTTATTTTGTTATCCATATGGATTATACATACCAACCGGTGTTCTTAGGCGATGCAATGGTACCGACAGCTCTGATACACGATGATAGCAAGCataaaaactttttaaaaaatactctGGCAATCGGTTTACCAACTGGCAATACATTATACAGTAGTTACGAGATCCCTATCAATTATCATTGGCAGCCACTGCATTATTTTTCCAACGCTGACCAAATGGGGACAGGACTGTACAACCAATCATATTTTGGATTATGTAGCCATCTAGAATCTGTGGATATAAAACTATCCCCTTTTTAAAgtaaaattaaataaagagCAGGAGTAATTACATAACTATCAGTGCAATATTTGTTTAATCTCTGAAATCAAAATACTGAAGAGCTTCAGTAGCTAATCCAGTTTGTGATTTCCCGTGCAGTCGTTGACCAAACTAAGTTTGACTCTATTTTTGGTTGCTGCAGGCTAGCAAGCTTCGACTGGGGctcactttttttttgtgtttgttTATCCAAATCTTTCACAATCTGTCCCGTTAAATGCATATAATCTTATAAAAAAGCttgtttgattatttttattcgCTGTTCTAATATAGATCGATATATATTCGAATATATAAAATCATTCTAGCATGACAGATGTAGACTATATATTCGTTCATATAAGCAGGCACTTTTATCTGTGTTACAAAATTTTAGTACCAGTAATTAATTATAATCTTACCtctttcttaatcaatcaagcAAAAACTAAACTCGGTTTGTTCAAACCAAATACTTTTCTCTTTAACAAATATGATTCTACTCAGCCTACTTATACGATGTGACTCTACAAAATCCCATCCAGACAACCAAACATACTTACCTGCTCGACTCATGCATCTTGTTCAATAGTAATCCAGCGAAATTATTACTCGAAACAATAATTCAAGTGAAATTAGCAAAGTTTATCTCCCAAACACAGATATGATAAAAAGATGTAATCCTGTTGTTGGGAGTAGAAATTACTAGTAAAAAAACTTCCATAGAAAAAGCTTCCGCCTTCAATCTCTCTCATGAGCCGCTGTGCATAGAAAAAGATTTTGCCCCTTCTCCAACTTCTCCTTGGAACTCCGCCTTGCCCCCATCGAAAGCGACGCCCCACCTCAACGGACTCCACTCCCAGTAACTGACCTTCCGGGCCCACGCCACattcgagagagagagaaagcctTTCCGCGCAACTTTTCCACAGCACAGTGCTGCCTGTGCTCGCAGCTCGCTGCCCCGCGTGCGCTCTGCTCCCACAGTCACCTCCCCGTCCCTCCCCCTGCTCCCTCTCCTCGGCTCTccttttagagagagagagagagagagagagagagggcagagGAGAGAGAAGCACCAGGACACCATTTCCCGGTTCCTCTTGTCACCGCCTCCGAGAGCCAACCGGCGGGATTCTTGGATGCGACAAGGCGAGGCCTGTCCTTCAGTTTCAGTCCTTGAGCAGAGCGAGCCGCGGAAGGGCCTCTCTTTGTAGGATCGTAGGCAGGCTGCAGCCGCCTTAGGGCGAGTGttcagaggaagaagaagagacaaCAATCGCAAAAGAACCGCCTTCTTCCCCAAGCCTTCGTCGCGTGCTCTCGCGGGGAGAGCAAggaaggaggacgaggaggggaTCGGGCTCGCGGGCTCACAGGATTTGGCAAAGCTTCTGTCCAGAGGTGCGTGCTCCTCACTGCTTCTTTCTTCATCGCCGGTTCTCAAGATTCGTCTCCTTTTGTTCTTCGCTCATTAAAGGACTCGGAATGAATTTATGCCGTTAGTTGAGGCTGTGAGAAAagcctctttttttcttctctctccctgATTCCTCCTGCGAAAAATATTGGTTTTCTGAGTATTTGGTTTCTGAAGATTGGTGACTGCTTTCGAAGTTGTCAAGATTGTTTCTTACTCTCCTTGATCAGTGGAAACTCTAGAGCTGATTCACATGAGTTTTTACTCAAGATTTGATTCAGTTCTCAGCTCACTCCATGTGGCAATGTTCGTTTTCAGTTCTGGGATAGTGCCAGTTCGTTGATTCCAGAATACATAAGATTTGGCATCTGATTTCATTGGTCCTTGTTGGATCTGCTTGTACTCCGATCTCTTTCCGGACTGAATTAAATGCTTTGCAAGTAACAACGCCGTCCTTACCTCTTGTAGCCTCCGTTTCTAGTACACCTCTTTATGTGTTGTTTTAATACACTTCCTTTCAGGTAGCAATGCCTGGTACGTACTATATCTTCTCTTTTCTTGACATCAGAATGATCCCCTTTTGTGTTCTTTGAATTTCTTTTGCCTTTTCTGGTTCAGcatttaaaaaaatgaactcTGTTTTCAGCTATTTGTTTGGCATGAATTTGTAGTTCAATTTCCAGCCATATCACTCGGCACTCGGCAGCAATTGGTGACAAATGCACTATTTCGCTGTTCATTGAGACTCATAAAAAAAGGTTTGGACTACCGACATGTTCATCTGGATTATGTTTGGTGGAAAGCTGCAACCTTTATTTCATTTGGTAGTTGGAGATACACTTTTGCTAGGATTTGCCCAGCTTGTCTACCATTAGCTCACTAGCTGCAATTCTTTATGTCCTCTGTGTGGTGATCATGATTCCTGAACTGTGCTCAACGTGCGCAGGTAAATGTGCTTTAGGAGCAACAGCAATGGCTTCGCTGGTACCTGGGGTCCTTCTCAAGCTCCTTCAGCACATGAACAGCGATGTCAAAGTCGCAGGCGAGCACCGGTCATCCCTTCTTCAGGTTGTCAGCATAGTTCCGGCGCTTGCAGGGAGTGATCTGTTCACCAACCAGGGGTTCTACCTCAAGGTGTCTGATTCGTCTCATGCAACTTATGTTTCCCTACCGGACGAGCAGCATGATCTCATACTGAGTGACACAATTCAGTTGGGGCAGTTCATCCATGTAGACCGTTTTGAGGCAGCCACTCCAGTGCCGATCTTGAGGGGAGTCAGGCCAGTTCCAGGCCGGCATGCTTGTGTCGGCAATCCAGAGGATCTTGTGGTGACTAGCTCCTCCAATTTTCTTGGAAGCAAGAAGGTGCAACCATCCATCAATGGTTCAAAGGATGCTGCTGCTTTGTCACTAGAGAAAGAGCAGAGCAAGTTACAAAAACTAAATGCTTCTGTCAAGAACAACGGGACAGAAAGTAAGAAACCCCAACTCACCAAGTCAAACTCTTCGCTCTCAAATGAAGCACTCAATAGTCTTACCAGTAAGAAGGAAATAGTTGGCTCAAAGGCAAAGTCTACCAGTGCTAGGTCGACACCTTCATCTCCGACCAGTGTCCATTCTCTACCTGCATCATTTGAGAGATTTTCAAATGACATGAAACATAGGACAAAAACGAAAGGAACAGAGAAGCCATCACGATCGAGGCTATCCTTGTTAGAAAAGGCTGCTTCTGTTTTGAAGGTTACTACAGCAGGGAGGAAGTCCTCTGCAGGTAACTCACTTAGTAACACCGTCTTGAGCATTGAATCAGAACCAAAGGCCCTGCGAAGAAGCTGGGAAGCGAATGCAGATGCAAAAGGCAAAGGCAATTCAGATTCAAAGGCAGACAAAGCTGACAGGAAGTCCGAGAATAGGAGCTCTTCGGTATGTTGACAATGCTTGTCGTATATGGGTAAATAAATGTGTTGTGTTAATGTGTGTTAAGTTTTCGTCAATATAGGATCTACGAACATATGTATTGTTTTTTTAGGAATGTGCAGATCATAATTGATTCTTTCAGTGTCCATCTCCATACAGTTTCTTCAGTCGATAACCATTGTTGGTTCTGCTGTGCTCAGACTCCTAGGCGGAAACCAGCAGCAGAAGAGAAGCCATTGCATAAGGATGACAGCAAGATTCAGACTCCTCCCAGGAAGAGCTCAGCAAGTGCTCCTCCAGATGATTCTGACAAAGGAGTGGTTAAGCATTCTTCTCCTATAAGGAGGACGTCTGGGGTTTTAAGCAACCCAAATATTACAAATCTAGTGAAGATTGCTGCAAATAGCAAAAAGTTGACAGATGCTAGCACTTCGTGGACGGCACTTCCTCCATCACTTGCTAAATTAGGAAAGGTAAGAATGGATTCCGTAGTTGTTTACCAGCTGTGAGCCTATGTTGGTGTTCCATAGATGTTGACAATCTTATGAATTTCATCGAGAAGGATCAACACAATTAAGCTCTAGGAATACTGAATACATAATTTTAGCCAAAGAGGAAGGGGGGATAGGATATCATTTGCCTGCAGTAGTTGAGTGCTTTGTGTTTGGTCCTTATCCTCAATGAGTTATTTGTTGTGACAGGAGCTCTTGAAGTACAGGGACGCCGCACAAATGGCTGCTGTTGAAGCCATGCAAGAAGCTTCTGCTGCAGAGAGCCTTCTTCGTTGTTTAAGGTATTTTTTTGCACGAAATTTACCTCTATGATCCTCCGATTACAGAATTTGTGTGTAGTTTACAAATCCACTGGAGCCATTTCAAGGACTGACAACACAATTGCTGCTTAGAACATAATATGTCTGTAAACGCAATGATTTAAGGTTCTTAATACTTCGAATGGCGTGGAATTGTTTCCGTATTTAGCTGTTCCTTTTCTCCTTTGTCTAACAGTATCTTAATGCTTATTTTCAAATGACATTTAATGTACCAAGTTTTATAAGGCTTCTAATAGCCAACTTCTGATAGGGGTTGGTTCTCTTGATGTCTATCTCACATGGGTCCTAAAGTATGATCCTACAATAATCAATAGACCGCTGGTATCACATTCTAAATGTCTGAGCTCTATGTGACATGCATGGTTCAGTGATGCTAGTAGCTGCTCCTTGTTGTCTTCTCCGTTTGACCCAGACATGGAATTGTCATTATTTCTGCACATGTTTAGAGTTCAGACTTCACATTGCCTTCGTGTTTGTTTGCTCTACCGACAGTGTAAACACTTCACTGAATTGAATGGCTGAACCTGGAGTCCATGCTGTGCATGGATGACCATTGGCCAGCTGTTCTTGTTGCAATATCGCCAAACAAGAACTGCATCCTATTTGTACTTGCCACTGCTATATTCTCCTATTAAGAACTGTATGAAACCAACAGTTGTTTTACTGTACTTCCAGTTCGGATTCAATGGTAAATGTGAAATTTTTATATGATTCCATTTACaatcaaattttgaattttgctgATGTGTGTCAGTTGATACAGAAATGTAATGCAAAATCCATGTTTCTGTAATTTTACTTTGCTTGCTCGCTTATCAGTAGCACTGATGCAGTGAGCTTGACCTCACCGTTGTTTGCTCTGCGCAGCTCATACGCGGAGGTGAGCTCATCGGCGGAGGAGCAGAACCCGCAGCCAGCCGTCGAGCAGTTCCTCGCTCTTCATGGAGCTCTCTCCCGCGCCATCGTCGTTACTGAGTCGCTAACGAAGGCCACCGCCACGGCAGCAGCGGCCTCCACCGCGATCTCACCAGATCGATCAGCAGTCGGCGGCGACGCGTCCACCGCCGACGAGACACTGGCCATCGCggcggagcgccgccgccgggcagcctcttgGGTGGGCGCCGGTCTCGCCACCGACCTCTCCGCCTTCTCCCTCTACAACCTCAAGCCGGCACCCGCCAATTCTGCCTCCCTACTGGCCGTCGTGCTCGTCGACGAGTCGGcgaagccggcggcggcggcggcgaaggcgtcGCTGCCAGCGAAGTC
Protein-coding regions in this window:
- the LOC133895634 gene encoding uncharacterized protein LOC133895634, which produces MASLVPGVLLKLLQHMNSDVKVAGEHRSSLLQVVSIVPALAGSDLFTNQGFYLKVSDSSHATYVSLPDEQHDLILSDTIQLGQFIHVDRFEAATPVPILRGVRPVPGRHACVGNPEDLVVTSSSNFLGSKKVQPSINGSKDAAALSLEKEQSKLQKLNASVKNNGTESKKPQLTKSNSSLSNEALNSLTSKKEIVGSKAKSTSARSTPSSPTSVHSLPASFERFSNDMKHRTKTKGTEKPSRSRLSLLEKAASVLKVTTAGRKSSAGNSLSNTVLSIESEPKALRRSWEANADAKGKGNSDSKADKADRKSENRSSSTPRRKPAAEEKPLHKDDSKIQTPPRKSSASAPPDDSDKGVVKHSSPIRRTSGVLSNPNITNLVKIAANSKKLTDASTSWTALPPSLAKLGKELLKYRDAAQMAAVEAMQEASAAESLLRCLSSYAEVSSSAEEQNPQPAVEQFLALHGALSRAIVVTESLTKATATAAAASTAISPDRSAVGGDASTADETLAIAAERRRRAASWVGAGLATDLSAFSLYNLKPAPANSASLLAVVLVDESAKPAAAAAKASLPAKSRLSPAKGKGRAGPAAASAAPPVPEWERGGGTEERGELARRLGEEARGWFLAFVERFLDADVAAAAPWDRDRAARMLPQLKRVNDWLSEIGKPAETPPTPPSDADGEAAAPAANGSGAGGVPEETIERLRKKIYEYLLTNVDSAAAMLGGGEVAPAANGKKG